The nucleotide window TACTCCCCGACGGAACGAGCTTTTTCCCGCCGCCCTGGCGCGAAGACGCTGCAAACAACCCGGAACTGGCGAGCCTCCCGGGTGAGTTCCGCAACACGCTCGACGGCCTCGTCTACGCCGAGGAGCAGGTGGACCTCTGGGCCGACGTGGACAACGACGGCGACGGGCTCAAGGATTCGGTCTGGATCCCCATCCCCATCGACCGCTACTTCCCGGACGACGGCCTCGACAATGACCTGGACGGGTTCATTGACGAGCGCCAGGACAACGCGTTTGACGACGACGCCGACACGATTGTCGACGGCGCCGGCGCCCAGGAATTGTATACCGCCGACCCGGATGAGGCGATTGAGCCGGGCGTGTTCGTATATTACGCCGGTGACGACGGTCTCGACAACGACGGCGACGGCTTTGTCGACCGGGAGGATTCGCCCGCGAGCCCCGGGGCAACCGCGCCTTTCGAGTTCGACCCGGTCTATGACCCCTTGAACCTGCCGCCGACCGCCGTGGCGCCGTCGCACCCAGACAGCAAGCTCGGGTTCCTGCTGAGCACGCCGCTGCCCGGCCTGCGCATCCCCTTGGACCTCGACGCGGACGGCACCGTGGGCGATGACGACGACCTGATGCCGGTCCCCGACCCGGCCAAACCGGGCCAGTTCAAGTACGTCCCGGCCTTTGTCGTGCTGCCGCCGCAGATGCCCGTGCCGGTCCGGTTCGCCGACAACTCCTATTACACGCTGACGATGACGGCGTCCGACGTGGACACGATCGACAACGACCACGACCTGCTCGTGAACAACAACTCGGTCTACGCCTATCTCACCGGCTGGCCGATGCCTGTCTGGCGCCCGCTGAATTACTGGCGGGCCTATACCGAGCAAGTCCAGGCGGCATGTGAAGAGGATTTCCCCGGCGACCCGGACGCGACGGCGGCCTGCGTCGCGCAACGGATGGCCGAATGGTTCGGCCCGGACTATTCCATCGCCGATCTTGAACGCCTGGACGCGGCCATCGGCCTCAGCTACAACGAGATCTGCGTGCCTTGCCTGTTCCCGTCCCTATACGACGGGAACCCGCTGCCGGACCTGCTGCTGCCGCCGCCGTTCGAGGAGGCCACGCAGCGCCTGCGCATCACCATGACCGGCGAGCCCGTCTGCGACCTCGCGGGCCGCGCGGCCATCCTCATCATCGACGAACAGAGCAAGGTCAACGTCAACGTGGCCGGCGCGCACACCTATCGCGAACGGTTCCCCGACTCGCCCTCTATCCAGGGAGACCTCATGCGCGCGCTCGCCGACGGCGCCACGCCCTACGAATACGAAACGCGCATGCTGCCCGATATCGGGGCGCCGCTCGCCACGCGCCTGTGGGGGCTGCTGACCGGCGCGCCCGACGGCGCGACCGTCGGCATCGCCTACGACACCAGCGAAGCGCCGCCGCGCGCCGAGTACTCCTTCGACGTCAGCTTCCCCGGCTTTGGCCGCGTGGACGACAACGCCAACGCGCTCGCGGCCGGCCTCAACGGCATCAACGACGACGGCGATTTCGAGCTGGACAACGACAACGCGCGCGTCGCGCCCCTCGCCGATGAGGGCCTGTACCTGCCGCCGCTGAGCACGTTTGCCGAAGACTTCCTGCGCGGCGCCGCGTTGCCCCCCGAATATGGCCTGTTCGCCTCCGATGTCCAACGGGAATTGAAACTCGGTTTCCAGCCCTATTTCCTGCGCCTGGGCGCGTTCGAAGGCATCGACGAGCCCGCGGAACTGCAGCGGTTCCGCCCCCTGCGCAACCCCCTGGCCGAGAACGACGGCGCCGACAACAACGCGGACCTGGTCACCGACGAACTGGGCGAACTGGGCGACCGCAACCTCCGCACGCGCGAGCAGGTCACCCTGGCCCAGGGCATCGCCGGCGGGCGTTACGAGCCGCTCCGGAACCAGCTTTCCGTCCACGCCACGGACCGGAACATCACCTATTTCGACGCGTTCGACGGCGTCAAGACCCTCAACAAGCTCGATTTCAACTACGCCACGCCGCAGCAAATCGCCGCGTCGCTGCTGCTCTTCGGCGATTTCCCGATCACGCAGCAGCAGGACGATTTCTTCACCAACTACGGCATTGCCAGCCCCGCCGTCAGAACCACCACCGGGCGCGTCGCCGCGGGCTTTGCCGCAGGGCTTGCCCAGGCCGACACGACGGTGCTCGCGCCCGACTGGGACACCGGCGTGCCCGGCGGGCTGCTCTACGCCTTCATCGACCACGACCTCGACAACGGCACGCCGGACTTGCTCCTGCCCATGACCAACCCCGAGTTGGGCCATCGCGTCCCCGCGGACCAGGCGCTCGCCGCGCTGCAGCTCGCCGCCGATATCGTCGACAACCGCGACCGCAATCACGGGCGGACCCTGCTCACGACCGAAAAGACGGACTACATCGAGCGGCCCCGGGAAGTCGAGACGCGCCTCATCGAACAGAGGGACTTCGACGCGGCCGTGGCCGCAAACGAGCCGCTGCCGCTCCTGACCGAATACCGCTATCACCGGCCCGCGCCCGACGGACTCGGGCCCCGCGAACAGACGTCCGACGACGAACTGGTCCATCTCGACGGCGTCCAGGAGTACGCCGAAGAACAACTCCGGCTGACGGACGAAAAGAACCTCGAGATCAAGGACGACTGGTGGGCGGAATACGTCACCTACCAGCCCCCGGACGGCCGCCCCGCACTGCCCGAGGAACGCCGCATCAGCTATACCGTCTCCGGCCTCGAAGCCATACGCATCAACGAGATCATGGTCCGCCCCGTCCGCCGCGTCGAAGCCGAAGCCACGCCGGACAGATTGAATTTCGCCGGTTACAGCCCCTTGCTCGACCCGACGCCGTTCACCTTGTACCTGGATGGCTTTGTCAACCCGGACGATGGCGTGACAGTGGTCAGCGAGTTGCCCGAGTTCATTATGCGGCGCCGGGACATGGGCGACCTGGGGCTCGGTCTGACGCCGGTGTGGATTTATCCCACCGCGGGTCTGAACCTCGGCGACACGACGTACATCACCAACGATACGTGGCAGTACACGGGCGGAATTTTGCCGGGCAACGTGAATTTCGACCCCCGGGTCAATATGCCCAACGCCGTGGAATGGCTTTTCGTCGCGTCGGAAGGGCTGCCGGAGGGCCGCTACTACCTCACGGCAAACGTGACGACGACACCAGGGGCGATGTCGATCAACGGCGACAACCAGCTTCGTTATGCTATCAAATACGTTCCGGTGACGATTGACGCGAGCGGCGCCATTGCCGTCAACGAGGCTGCCGGCGGCTCGAGCATCCTTAAGGATATGGCGGGCATCGGACTCAGCGCGTTAGGCGCGTTGCCGCCGCCGCCGCTACCGCTCGAACTCCGCGAATGGTGGATCGACTGGCAGAACAACAGGACGGCCTCTCCGCCGCTCTTCGCGCCCGTCACGACACAGGAAATGGGCCTCGGCACGAACGCCCGGCCGCCCGGTTGGGTATTCCTGGACGGAAGTAAGGAACCCTATGCGCCGGTACCGCCTGGCGAACGCGGTCACGGATATTATGAGCGCGGCGTGGCGGAGATGGGTCAGTCCTGGCCCGATCCCCGGCTAACCGCATTGGCATCGCAACTCCCCACGCACACCGTGTTGGTGCCGCCGCAGCCGGCGCTGAATCCGGATACCGGCAATGTGGAAGGCTGGGCGCTGTGCGTTGCGCTGATGCTTGACCTCAATCTGGATCCAACCCAGGGCGATACGCCCGCGCTTAATGTCAATTTCTTCGATTTCAGCCAGGAACCGGACCACGAGTGGGTGGAATTGGCGAACGTCAGCGACCAGCCGGTGGACATCAGCGGCTGGCAACTTGAAGTGGGCGTGCCCGATGTGGAAGGCGTGGTGCCCGACCCGGCGAAGATCGTGCTCACCGTTCCCCCGGGCAGCGTCATCGCTCCGAAGGGGATGGTCCTCCTCTCGCCCGCACCGCCCGGCGGCGGCACGAGTAACAAGTTTGACTACTTCCAGCAAGCGAACGTAGGTGACCTGCCCTTGCCTCTGCGGAACGGCATCGGCCTCACGCGGGGCGTCATTCCCAACCGGTATCCGCCATTTTTCATGGCGAATACTACGGTGCCAGCATTTCTTGATGGTTCCCGCACTACGGCCGAAGTTGACTATCGGGATGTGAGCGGCAGTGTCTTTGACCGGCTGTTCGTGACGGATATCGCCGGACAATCTGCTTATTTGAATCCTCTTTGGACGCTGGATGACGCAACTGACTTGGGAATAACCTGGAATTTGTCCCCATTTGACTATGTTGATGCAGACGGCAATGGAAGGAATGACATACGGATTATAACTGATGGGGACCTCAACCCCGTAGACTTGCTTGACCCTGATGCACTTTCACTGGCCGAAGCCAAAGTCCGTTCAAGTAAGCCGTCTGGCCAGGAAATCAGCGACACTCCTCAAAGATCTTGGGACCGCATCATCCCGGTGACATCGTCGGCACTCGATGTCTCCGACGCCGGGGGCATTGCGCAACTGGT belongs to Candidatus Hydrogenedentota bacterium and includes:
- a CDS encoding lamin tail domain-containing protein; this encodes GQDAHATGGERGAALIIAIAIMTILLAIALTFFAVTRLELKTATNVTNTVRVEFIADAGVAMAVHSLNQDFLTHAEVTSTDHSWRSIYSGAAFAGKPWTWRKGVPLWAGKRPGWPGPPGVPEIDLNSFPYIDLTGADDGGPDGIPDEPLYRGPRTRNWLFIPRVEKVSDARFNPDGKFTPVLYDDSFARYNREAALMTADGTPVPLNDPASRYSFVRYERGPGYFPFVTPRFYGQAILPDGTSFFPPPWREDAANNPELASLPGEFRNTLDGLVYAEEQVDLWADVDNDGDGLKDSVWIPIPIDRYFPDDGLDNDLDGFIDERQDNAFDDDADTIVDGAGAQELYTADPDEAIEPGVFVYYAGDDGLDNDGDGFVDREDSPASPGATAPFEFDPVYDPLNLPPTAVAPSHPDSKLGFLLSTPLPGLRIPLDLDADGTVGDDDDLMPVPDPAKPGQFKYVPAFVVLPPQMPVPVRFADNSYYTLTMTASDVDTIDNDHDLLVNNNSVYAYLTGWPMPVWRPLNYWRAYTEQVQAACEEDFPGDPDATAACVAQRMAEWFGPDYSIADLERLDAAIGLSYNEICVPCLFPSLYDGNPLPDLLLPPPFEEATQRLRITMTGEPVCDLAGRAAILIIDEQSKVNVNVAGAHTYRERFPDSPSIQGDLMRALADGATPYEYETRMLPDIGAPLATRLWGLLTGAPDGATVGIAYDTSEAPPRAEYSFDVSFPGFGRVDDNANALAAGLNGINDDGDFELDNDNARVAPLADEGLYLPPLSTFAEDFLRGAALPPEYGLFASDVQRELKLGFQPYFLRLGAFEGIDEPAELQRFRPLRNPLAENDGADNNADLVTDELGELGDRNLRTREQVTLAQGIAGGRYEPLRNQLSVHATDRNITYFDAFDGVKTLNKLDFNYATPQQIAASLLLFGDFPITQQQDDFFTNYGIASPAVRTTTGRVAAGFAAGLAQADTTVLAPDWDTGVPGGLLYAFIDHDLDNGTPDLLLPMTNPELGHRVPADQALAALQLAADIVDNRDRNHGRTLLTTEKTDYIERPREVETRLIEQRDFDAAVAANEPLPLLTEYRYHRPAPDGLGPREQTSDDELVHLDGVQEYAEEQLRLTDEKNLEIKDDWWAEYVTYQPPDGRPALPEERRISYTVSGLEAIRINEIMVRPVRRVEAEATPDRLNFAGYSPLLDPTPFTLYLDGFVNPDDGVTVVSELPEFIMRRRDMGDLGLGLTPVWIYPTAGLNLGDTTYITNDTWQYTGGILPGNVNFDPRVNMPNAVEWLFVASEGLPEGRYYLTANVTTTPGAMSINGDNQLRYAIKYVPVTIDASGAIAVNEAAGGSSILKDMAGIGLSALGALPPPPLPLELREWWIDWQNNRTASPPLFAPVTTQEMGLGTNARPPGWVFLDGSKEPYAPVPPGERGHGYYERGVAEMGQSWPDPRLTALASQLPTHTVLVPPQPALNPDTGNVEGWALCVALMLDLNLDPTQGDTPALNVNFFDFSQEPDHEWVELANVSDQPVDISGWQLEVGVPDVEGVVPDPAKIVLTVPPGSVIAPKGMVLLSPAPPGGGTSNKFDYFQQANVGDLPLPLRNGIGLTRGVIPNRYPPFFMANTTVPAFLDGSRTTAEVDYRDVSGSVFDRLFVTDIAGQSAYLNPLWTLDDATDLGITWNLSPFDYVDADGNGRNDIRIITDGDLNPVDLLDPDALSLAEAKVRSSKPSGQEISDTPQRSWDRIIPVTSSALDVSDAGGIAQLVLQGGVFPNYPEWDGIDNDGDAVYESAQTGPVRGILAKDMVDNDLDGRIDEWDEGIDEGRNVRAGSYRPGTLPLAFFHLGGVIYDNAMLLLGDQGLDATPAGPFFQSGFVTRFGYGQ